The Comamonas testosteroni genome contains the following window.
ATGTGGTGCGTCTGTCCGTGCCCGCCGGCTATCGCGTCTTGCCGCATTGGCACAGCCAAGCCGAGAACGTGACCGTCATCTCGGGCACGGTCATGATCGGAATGGGCGACAAGTGGGACTCGAAGGCACTCAAAGTCCAAAAAGCCGGCAGCTTCGGCTCGATTCCGGCCAAGACCAATCACTTCGCCATGTTCAAGGTTCCAACAGTGATCCAGATCCACGGAGAAGGCCCATTCGACCTGAACTACGTCGATCCGGCAGATGATCCGCAGAAGGCGCACAAGTAAACCCAGGTTGCACTCCCAGCGTGCTCTCGGTGGGGCCGCTGGCGTGCCCCTCGTGCAGACCAAGCGCATCAAGAACAGCTTGGCAGATGGAGATGGCATCGTTCCCGGTCAGCACCTTTGACACAAGGCATTTGACATTCTCATGATGTCAGGGTTGAGACTTGACTCACAACCTTGAAAGGAGC
Protein-coding sequences here:
- a CDS encoding cupin domain-containing protein encodes the protein MSHFSFARSASLVALAVIPMASWAIHGTEGVEWGAPPPVLAKGAKFAVLLGDPNQPGPYVVRLSVPAGYRVLPHWHSQAENVTVISGTVMIGMGDKWDSKALKVQKAGSFGSIPAKTNHFAMFKVPTVIQIHGEGPFDLNYVDPADDPQKAHK